A genomic segment from Nicotiana sylvestris chromosome 1, ASM39365v2, whole genome shotgun sequence encodes:
- the LOC104241303 gene encoding PTI1-like tyrosine-protein kinase 1 isoform X1, whose translation MAMDDNFHRQGLGAHAPPGYFVRLENGRAKDDLYLRKRGRMRRWLCCTGQVEESDPSHENELHKSPKNNVDGYQKGSKASVPAKAEVQKAIPTIEVPALSLDELKEETDNFGSKALIGEGSYGRVYYANLNNGKAVAVKKLDVSSEPETNVDFLSQVSMVSRLKHENLVDLLGYCVEGNLRVLAYEFATMGSLHDILHGRKGVQGAQPGPTLDWMQRVKIAVDAARGLEYLHEKVQPPIIHRDIRSSNVLLFEDYKAKIADFNLSNQSPDMAARLHSTRVLGTFGYHAPEYAMTGQLTQKSDVYSFGVVLLELLTGRKPVDHTMPRGQQSLVTWATPRLSEDKVKQCVDPKLKDVPAKGVAKLAAVAALCVQYEAEFRPNMSIVVKALQPLLKAPAPAPAPAPES comes from the exons ATGGCTATGGATGACAATTTCCATAGGCAAGGACTAGGG GCACATGCACCTCCTGGTTACTTTGTCCGCTTGGAGAACGGAAGGGCTAAAGACGATCTTTATTTGAGAAAGAGAGGAAGGATGAGAAGGTGGCTCTGCTGCACCGGCCAAGTAGAGGAGTCTGACCCATCACATGAAAACGAGCTCCACAAAAGCCCCAAGAACAATGTTGATG GATATCAGAAAGGCTCAAAAGCATCAGTTCCTGCCAAGGCTGAAGTGCAAAAAGCAATACCAACTATAGAGGTCCCTGCATTGTCTTTGGATGAACTGAAAGAGGAAACTGACAATTTTGGATCGAAGGCATTAATTGGTGAAGGATCTTATGGAAGAGTATACTATGCTAATCTAAACAATGGCAAAGCCGTGGCTGTGAAAAAGCTTGATGTTTCATCTGAGCCTGAGACTAATGTTGACTTCCTGAGCCAG GTCTCTATGGTTTCAAGATTGAAGCATGAAAATCTGGTTGATTTGCTTGGTTACTGTGTGGAAGGGAACCTTCGTGTATTAGCTTATGAGTTCGCAACAATGGGTTCCTTGCATGATATTCTGCATG GCAGGAAAGGAGTACAAGGAGCACAACCTGGACCTACACTTGATTGGATGCAACGGGTAAAAATTGCTGTTGATGCTGCAAGGGGCCTTGAGTATTTGCATGAGAAGGTCCAGCCTCCAATAATACACAGGGATATCAGATCAAGCAATGTCCTTCTCTTTGAAGACTACAAAGCAAAAATTGCTGATTTTAATCTGTCAAATCAGTCTCCTGACATGGCTGCTCGTCTTCATTCTACACGagttttgggaacatttggttatCATGCACCAGA ATACGCAATGACAGGACAATTGACCCAAAAGAGTGATGTGTATAGCTTTGGGGTTGTTCTTCTTGAACTTTTGACGGGAAGAAAACCTGTAGATCATACGATGCCTCGTGGACAACAGAGTTTGGTTACTTGG GCTACTCCGAGACTAAGTGAAGATAAGGTTAAGCAATGCGTCGATCCAAAGCTGAAAGATGTTCCTGCAAAAGGAGTTGCTAAG TTGGCAGCTGTTGCAGCGCTGTGCGTGCAATATGAGGCTGAGTTCCGTCCTAATATGAGTATTGTTGTCAAAGCTCTTCAACCACTGTTAAAGGCACCTGCTCCTGCTCCTGCTCCTGCTCCTGAGTCATAG
- the LOC104241303 gene encoding PTI1-like tyrosine-protein kinase 2 isoform X2: protein MRRWLCCTGQVEESDPSHENELHKSPKNNVDGYQKGSKASVPAKAEVQKAIPTIEVPALSLDELKEETDNFGSKALIGEGSYGRVYYANLNNGKAVAVKKLDVSSEPETNVDFLSQVSMVSRLKHENLVDLLGYCVEGNLRVLAYEFATMGSLHDILHGRKGVQGAQPGPTLDWMQRVKIAVDAARGLEYLHEKVQPPIIHRDIRSSNVLLFEDYKAKIADFNLSNQSPDMAARLHSTRVLGTFGYHAPEYAMTGQLTQKSDVYSFGVVLLELLTGRKPVDHTMPRGQQSLVTWATPRLSEDKVKQCVDPKLKDVPAKGVAKLAAVAALCVQYEAEFRPNMSIVVKALQPLLKAPAPAPAPAPES from the exons ATGAGAAGGTGGCTCTGCTGCACCGGCCAAGTAGAGGAGTCTGACCCATCACATGAAAACGAGCTCCACAAAAGCCCCAAGAACAATGTTGATG GATATCAGAAAGGCTCAAAAGCATCAGTTCCTGCCAAGGCTGAAGTGCAAAAAGCAATACCAACTATAGAGGTCCCTGCATTGTCTTTGGATGAACTGAAAGAGGAAACTGACAATTTTGGATCGAAGGCATTAATTGGTGAAGGATCTTATGGAAGAGTATACTATGCTAATCTAAACAATGGCAAAGCCGTGGCTGTGAAAAAGCTTGATGTTTCATCTGAGCCTGAGACTAATGTTGACTTCCTGAGCCAG GTCTCTATGGTTTCAAGATTGAAGCATGAAAATCTGGTTGATTTGCTTGGTTACTGTGTGGAAGGGAACCTTCGTGTATTAGCTTATGAGTTCGCAACAATGGGTTCCTTGCATGATATTCTGCATG GCAGGAAAGGAGTACAAGGAGCACAACCTGGACCTACACTTGATTGGATGCAACGGGTAAAAATTGCTGTTGATGCTGCAAGGGGCCTTGAGTATTTGCATGAGAAGGTCCAGCCTCCAATAATACACAGGGATATCAGATCAAGCAATGTCCTTCTCTTTGAAGACTACAAAGCAAAAATTGCTGATTTTAATCTGTCAAATCAGTCTCCTGACATGGCTGCTCGTCTTCATTCTACACGagttttgggaacatttggttatCATGCACCAGA ATACGCAATGACAGGACAATTGACCCAAAAGAGTGATGTGTATAGCTTTGGGGTTGTTCTTCTTGAACTTTTGACGGGAAGAAAACCTGTAGATCATACGATGCCTCGTGGACAACAGAGTTTGGTTACTTGG GCTACTCCGAGACTAAGTGAAGATAAGGTTAAGCAATGCGTCGATCCAAAGCTGAAAGATGTTCCTGCAAAAGGAGTTGCTAAG TTGGCAGCTGTTGCAGCGCTGTGCGTGCAATATGAGGCTGAGTTCCGTCCTAATATGAGTATTGTTGTCAAAGCTCTTCAACCACTGTTAAAGGCACCTGCTCCTGCTCCTGCTCCTGCTCCTGAGTCATAG